One genomic window of Solanum dulcamara chromosome 12, daSolDulc1.2, whole genome shotgun sequence includes the following:
- the LOC129875604 gene encoding non-specific lipid-transfer protein 2-like gives MVGKISCIVILCMVVVAPHAEALTCGQVTSSVAPCLPYLTGRGPLGGCCGGIKGLLGAAKTPADRKTACTCLKSAAKAMKGIDAGKAAGLPTACGVNIPYKISPSTDCSKYVINLLFF, from the coding sequence ATGGTAGGCAAAATTTCATGCATTGTTATTTTGTGCATGGTGGTGGTTGCACCCCATGCAGAGGCATTGACATGTGGTCAGGTTACATCTAGCGTGGCTCCTTGCCTCCCTTATCTTACGGGCCGTGGCCCTCTAGGAGGCTGTTGTGGCGGAATCAAGGGTCTATTGGGTGCAGCCAAGACTCCAGCGGATCGAAAGACAGCATGTACTTGTCTAAAATCAGCCGCTAAAGCTATGAAGGGCATTGATGCGGGCAAAGCCGCTGGTCTCCCTACAGCTTGTGGCGTAAACATTCCTTACAAGATTAGCCCTTCCACTGACTGCTCTAAGTATGTTATTAACCTTCTTTTCTTctaa